A section of the Pseudomonas tritici genome encodes:
- a CDS encoding efflux RND transporter permease subunit: MGFNLSEWALRNRQIVLFLMILLAVVGTLSYSKLGQSEDPPFTFKAMVIKTNWPGATAQEVSRQVTERIEKKLMETGEYERIVSFSRPGESQVTFIARDSMHSAQIPDLWYQVRKKISDIRQTLPPDIQGPFFNDEFGTTFGNIYALTGDGFDYAVLKDYADRIQIQLQRVADVGKVELLGLQDEKIWIELSNLKLATLGLPLAAVQQALQEQNAVSTAGFFETPSERVQLRVSGNFKSVEEIRNFPIRVGDRTFRIGDVADIHRGFNDPPAPRMRFMGADAIGLAVAMRDGGDILVLGKALESEFSRLQKNLPAGMELRKVSDQPAAVKTSVGEFVQVLAEALAIVLLVSFFSLGVRTGMVVALAIPLVLAMTFATMYYLGIGLHKISLGALVLALGLLVDDAIIAVEMMAIKMEQGYDRLKAASFAWTSTAFPMLTGTLITAAGFLPIATAQSSTGEYTRSIFQVVTIALLASWVAAVVFVPYLGEKLLPDLAKIHAAKHGTDGPDPYGTPFYQRVRRLVEWCVRRRKTVIVLTLLLFIGSVGLFRFVPQQFFPASGRLELMVDLKLAEGASLSNTADQVKRLEALLKQHESIDNYVAYVGTGSPRFYLPLDQQLPAASFAQFVVLARTIEERESLRTWLIETLNEQFPDLRSRVTRLENGPPVGYPVQFRVTGEHIEEVRALARKVAAKVRENTHVVNVHLDWEEPSKIVYLNIDQDRARALGVSTANLSKFLQSSLTGSSVSQYREDNELIEILLRGTVHERTELSLLPSLAVPTDNGKSVALSQIATLEYGFEEGIIWHRNRLPTVTIRADIYGKEQPATLVQQILPTLAGVRAELPDGYLLDVGGTVEDSARGQNSVKAGVPLFIVVVLTLLMLQLRSFSRTAMVFLTAPLGLIGVTLFLLVFRQPFGFVAMLGTIALSGMIMRNSVILVDQIEQDIKAGLAPWQAIIEATVRRFRPIVLTALAAVLAMIPLSRSVFFGPMAVAIMGGLIVATALTLLFLPALYAAWFRVKPQSV; the protein is encoded by the coding sequence ATGGGTTTCAATCTTTCCGAATGGGCGCTGCGTAATCGCCAGATCGTACTGTTCCTGATGATCCTGCTGGCGGTGGTTGGCACCTTGTCCTACTCCAAGCTGGGACAAAGTGAAGACCCGCCGTTCACCTTCAAGGCCATGGTGATCAAGACCAACTGGCCGGGGGCCACGGCCCAGGAAGTTTCGCGGCAAGTCACCGAGCGCATCGAGAAAAAACTCATGGAGACGGGTGAGTACGAGCGCATCGTCTCCTTCTCGCGGCCCGGCGAATCCCAGGTCACTTTCATTGCCCGTGATTCCATGCATTCGGCGCAGATCCCCGACCTGTGGTACCAGGTGCGCAAGAAGATCAGCGACATCCGCCAGACCTTGCCACCGGATATCCAAGGGCCGTTTTTCAACGATGAGTTCGGCACCACCTTTGGCAATATCTACGCGCTGACCGGTGATGGTTTTGACTACGCCGTGCTTAAGGACTATGCCGACCGCATCCAGATTCAACTGCAGCGGGTGGCGGATGTGGGCAAGGTCGAGCTGCTCGGCCTGCAGGATGAAAAGATCTGGATCGAACTGTCCAACCTCAAGCTGGCCACGCTCGGCCTGCCATTGGCGGCGGTGCAGCAGGCATTGCAGGAGCAAAATGCGGTGTCCACTGCGGGCTTCTTTGAAACCCCTAGCGAGCGCGTGCAACTGCGGGTGTCGGGCAACTTCAAGAGCGTGGAAGAGATCCGTAACTTCCCGATTCGCGTGGGTGACCGCACCTTCCGCATCGGCGATGTAGCCGACATCCACCGCGGCTTCAACGACCCACCGGCACCGCGTATGCGCTTCATGGGCGCAGATGCCATTGGCCTGGCCGTGGCCATGCGTGACGGCGGCGATATTCTGGTACTGGGCAAAGCTTTGGAGAGCGAATTCTCACGCCTGCAGAAGAACCTTCCGGCAGGCATGGAACTGCGCAAGGTGTCGGACCAACCGGCGGCGGTGAAAACCAGCGTCGGGGAATTCGTGCAGGTGCTGGCCGAAGCGCTGGCTATTGTGTTGCTGGTGAGCTTCTTTTCCCTTGGCGTGCGCACGGGCATGGTGGTGGCCCTGGCGATTCCACTGGTGCTGGCGATGACCTTTGCCACCATGTATTACCTCGGCATCGGCCTGCACAAGATTTCCCTCGGTGCCCTGGTACTGGCCTTGGGTTTGCTGGTGGATGACGCGATCATCGCGGTAGAAATGATGGCGATCAAAATGGAGCAGGGCTACGACCGGCTCAAGGCCGCCAGCTTTGCCTGGACCAGCACCGCATTCCCGATGCTCACCGGTACGCTGATCACGGCGGCGGGCTTCCTGCCGATCGCCACGGCGCAATCGAGCACCGGCGAATACACCCGTTCGATTTTCCAGGTGGTGACCATTGCGTTGCTCGCCTCGTGGGTGGCTGCCGTGGTGTTTGTGCCCTACCTGGGGGAAAAACTCCTGCCTGACCTAGCGAAGATTCACGCAGCCAAGCACGGCACCGATGGCCCTGATCCCTACGGCACGCCGTTCTATCAGCGTGTAAGGCGATTGGTGGAATGGTGTGTGCGTCGGCGCAAGACCGTGATCGTACTGACCCTGTTGTTGTTTATCGGCTCGGTGGGGTTGTTCCGTTTTGTGCCTCAACAGTTCTTCCCAGCCTCTGGCCGACTGGAGCTGATGGTCGACCTGAAGCTGGCCGAAGGTGCCTCTTTGAGCAACACCGCTGATCAGGTCAAACGCCTGGAGGCGCTGCTCAAGCAGCACGAAAGCATCGACAATTACGTGGCCTATGTCGGTACCGGTTCGCCGCGCTTTTACTTGCCTCTGGATCAGCAACTGCCGGCCGCCAGCTTCGCGCAGTTTGTGGTGCTGGCCAGAACCATTGAAGAACGTGAAAGCCTGCGCACCTGGCTGATCGAAACCCTCAACGAACAATTCCCGGACCTGCGCTCACGGGTCACACGCCTGGAAAACGGCCCGCCCGTGGGCTACCCGGTGCAGTTCCGCGTGACCGGCGAGCACATCGAAGAAGTCCGCGCCCTGGCACGCAAAGTCGCAGCCAAGGTTCGCGAAAATACCCACGTGGTCAACGTGCACCTGGACTGGGAAGAGCCGAGCAAGATCGTCTACCTCAATATCGACCAGGACCGCGCCCGTGCCCTTGGCGTGAGCACGGCCAACTTGTCGAAATTCCTGCAGAGTTCGTTGACCGGTTCCAGCGTCAGTCAATACCGGGAGGACAACGAGTTGATCGAGATCCTCCTGCGCGGCACGGTGCATGAACGCACCGAGCTGTCATTGCTGCCAAGCCTGGCGGTGCCCACCGATAACGGTAAAAGTGTAGCGCTGTCGCAAATCGCTACCCTCGAATACGGCTTCGAAGAAGGCATTATCTGGCACCGCAACCGTCTGCCGACGGTGACCATCCGCGCCGACATCTATGGCAAGGAGCAGCCGGCGACATTGGTCCAACAGATCTTGCCAACCCTTGCAGGCGTGCGTGCCGAACTGCCGGATGGCTACCTGCTGGACGTCGGCGGTACGGTCGAGGACTCGGCCCGTGGCCAGAACTCGGTCAAGGCCGGCGTGCCGCTGTTTATCGTGGTGGTACTGACCCTGCTGATGCTGCAACTGCGCAGCTTCTCGCGCACGGCCATGGTGTTTCTGACAGCGCCGCTGGGGTTGATCGGTGTGACGTTATTCCTGCTGGTATTCCGCCAGCCGTTTGGCTTCGTGGCCATGCTGGGGACCATTGCACTGTCCGGGATGATTATGCGGAACTCAGTGATCCTGGTCGATCAGATCGAACAGGACATCAAGGCGGGCCTGGCACCCTGGCAGGCGATCATCGAAGCCACCGTGCGACGTTTCCGCCCGATTGTGCTGACAGCCCTGGCGGCCGTGCTGGCAATGATTCCACTGTCACGCAGTGTGTTCTTCGGACCAATGGCCGTGGCGATCATGGGCGGCTTGATCGTGGCGACGGCGTTGACGTTGTTGTTTTTGCCGGCGTTGTACGCGGCGTGGTTCCGAGTCAAACCACAGTCCGTGTAA
- a CDS encoding DUF4197 domain-containing protein, translated as MLRNSLRFTALCAGLLLGANAMALDLGSLSQGDAAGGLKDALTQGAQIAVKQLGVPGGFSDNPEVKIGLPGKLGKVADKLKMFGMGDQVTQLETSMNKAAETAVTQAQPILVNAVKNMSVTDAKGILSGGQDSATQYLNKSSREQIRAKFLPIVKAATDKVGVAQQYNALAGKAAAFGAVDAKSANVENYVTEQALDGLFKMIAKQEETIRENPAAAATSLAKKVFGAL; from the coding sequence ATGCTCCGTAACTCCCTTCGTTTTACTGCCCTGTGTGCCGGCTTGCTGCTCGGTGCCAATGCCATGGCCCTGGATCTTGGCAGCCTGTCCCAAGGCGACGCCGCCGGTGGCCTCAAGGATGCACTGACCCAAGGCGCGCAGATCGCCGTGAAGCAACTGGGCGTCCCCGGTGGTTTCAGCGATAACCCCGAAGTGAAGATCGGCCTGCCGGGCAAGTTGGGCAAAGTCGCCGACAAACTGAAAATGTTCGGCATGGGTGATCAAGTCACTCAGCTGGAAACCAGCATGAACAAGGCCGCCGAAACCGCCGTGACCCAGGCCCAACCGATCCTGGTCAACGCCGTGAAAAACATGAGCGTGACTGACGCCAAGGGCATTCTCAGTGGGGGTCAGGACTCGGCAACCCAGTACCTGAACAAAAGCAGCCGCGAACAAATTCGCGCCAAGTTCCTGCCGATCGTCAAGGCGGCTACCGACAAGGTCGGCGTGGCCCAACAGTACAACGCCCTGGCCGGCAAGGCTGCGGCCTTTGGCGCAGTGGACGCCAAGAGCGCCAACGTCGAAAACTACGTGACCGAGCAGGCGCTGGATGGGTTGTTCAAGATGATTGCCAAGCAGGAAGAAACCATTCGCGAGAACCCTGCAGCTGCCGCGACCAGCCTGGCGAAGAAAGTCTTCGGCGCACTGTAA
- a CDS encoding YbaY family lipoprotein, translating to MKKIILLGLTALLGACQSMSPAPKASLDGEVFYLQRIALPPTATLSVSLQDVSLMDAPAVTLAEQKGPVKGQVPLPFHLSYDPAQVKPGHSYSVSARIELDGKLLFITTERHSVQLNGQDPQPLRLRVDAVAH from the coding sequence ATGAAAAAGATCATTCTCCTGGGTCTCACCGCCCTGCTTGGAGCCTGCCAGTCCATGAGCCCCGCCCCCAAGGCCAGCCTTGATGGCGAAGTGTTCTATCTGCAACGCATCGCCCTGCCGCCGACCGCGACCTTGAGCGTCAGCCTGCAAGACGTGTCGCTGATGGACGCCCCGGCCGTCACCCTGGCCGAACAGAAAGGCCCGGTCAAAGGCCAAGTGCCGCTACCCTTTCACCTGAGCTACGACCCGGCGCAAGTCAAACCTGGCCACAGTTACTCGGTGAGCGCTCGCATCGAGCTGGATGGCAAGCTACTGTTTATCACCACCGAACGGCATTCTGTGCAGCTCAACGGCCAGGACCCACAACCGTTGCGTCTGCGGGTTGATGCTGTCGCCCACTGA